Sequence from the [Clostridium] scindens genome:
TCAGCATGAGGCCGCTTCCCTATGATCAGGTGGCTGAGGCAGTGATGGTGACAGGAGAGATGCCACGGGTCCATGGCGCGCCGATCCATATCGGAGATCCTGAAGTGATTGGGATTATAGATATTGACCAGCCGGATTTTGGGGACCGCGTCACAATCCGGGATGGCGAAGTGCCAGTATTCTGGCCCTGTGGCGTGACGCCTCAGAACGTCATCATGAATGTCAGGCCGGATCTTGTTATCACGCATTCCCCGGGTCATATGCTGATCACCGATGTGAAAAACGTGGAATTAAAATATTAACGATATATCAGAGAGAAGGAATAAAGAATGTATGCGGTAGATTTGAACTGCGATCTTGGAGAAAGTTACGGAAATTATATCTGTGGAATGGATGAAGAAGTGATTCCCTACATTTCCTCCGCAAATATAGCCTGCGGATTCCATGCATCCGATCCAATGGTAATGGGCAAGACGGTTGCGCTGGCAAAAAAGCAGAATGTATGTGTCGGCGCGCATCCTGGCTATCCAGACCTGGTGGGGTTTGGAAGGCGTAACATGGCAGTCTCCCCGGAAGAAGTAAAGGCAATGGTACAGTACCAGATGGGAGCGCTGATGGCACTTTGTAAAGCGCAAGGCATGCGACTTGCGCATGTGAAGCCTCATGGAGCCATGTACAACATGGCAGCAAAAGATGAGAAACTGGCCCTGGCGATCTGCCAGGGAATCAAGGAAGTCGATCCGGAACTGATCCTGCTCGGCCTGTCGGGAAGCGAGATGCTTAAGGCGGCTGAAAAGATCGGGCTTAAGGCAGCCAGGGAAGTATTTGCCGACCGGGCTTATGAAGAAGATGGGTCTCTGGTGGCCAGAAGCAAGGAAGGCGCCATGATTACAGATGAAGAAGAAGCGATCAGAAGGGTCATAATGATGGTGAAGGAAGGAAAGGTTACAGCAATCACCGGAAAAGAGATTGCGGTAACCCCCCACTCTGTCTGTATACATGGAGATGGGCCGAAGGCACTTGCATTTGTTCAGAAGATACGCAAGACGCTGGAAGCAGAGGGGATTACGATAGCACCGCTTAAAGAAGTCATTGGCTAGACTGCCTGAGATGTCAGGCCGGGGATATGAGATGTAAAGGAGTGACATAGTTTGGAAGCACAAGCACAGGTTAAGAGGGAAACTGTAGAAGATATTATATTGCGCCATTCAAAACGCGGCATGCATGTACTGCGAAAATATATGGATACCCATTATTGCCAGAAAGCCGTGGAGAAACTCTTATCTCTGCCATATGGAAATATATTGCTCACCACAGGGTTCTATGTGGAAGGGCATGCAGAGACGGACGGGCCGCTTGGGACGATGACGCTAGGAAAGGCATTGGCCAAACTTGGCTACCATCCCATAATCGTTACGGATAAATACTGTAAGGGATTCTTCGAAGTAGAAGGCCTGGAGGTAAAATATGTGCATCTTGGCGATGGAAAAGAGGAATATGAGAAACTGCTGGAGGAATGCCAGCCGGTAGCACTGATCTCCATAGAAAGATGCGGGCGCAATGTCCAGAATGATTATGCAAATATGCGGGGGATCAGCATAAAGGACAAGACCGCAAGAACCGACATCCTGTTTGAAATGGCCAGGCAAGAAGGGATTCCTACCTTCGGGGTAGGCGATGGCGGCAATGAGATCGGAATGGGAAATCTAAAAGAAGTCATTATGAGCAAACTGGCCTTGACCCCTTGCGATATAGAAGTGGATGCCCTTATTATCGCCACAGTATCCAACTGGGGAGCATATGCGCTGGCGGCGTATATGCAGAAGATTAAGAAGATAAAAGTACTTCCTACATATAAGGAGATTGAAAATTATCTGAAGACTATTGTCAGGATGGGAAGTGTAGACGGAGTCACAAAAGAGCAGGCCATGAGCGTGGATGGATTCTCGCTGGAGGTAGAGCGTGAGATTCTGGAAGAATTGCATAGGGCCGTGAGATCCTATTAAGCAGAATCATCCCCGGGCGGCAGAGTTGCGTGAATATTCTTCTCCGTACGCAGTACATAGTGGGTGCGGGTCTGGCATACTCCGGCCTGGCCCTTGACCCACTGATGGATATGTTCAAGATGCTCGGGAGAACGGCAGGCCACCTTCAGAATGTAGTCGGAGTCTCCAGTAAGGTAATAGCAGGAAATGATGTTCGGATGCTCTCCTACATTCTCCACAAAGGAGTCATTGTAGCGGGGGTGCTCCAAAGTCACTTCAATCAAGGCAGTGACGGCATTGCCAATCCGGGAATCATTGGTTATGACGGTGTAAGATTCAATGATGCCCAGAGCCTCCATTTTCCGAATTCGCTCAATGACGGTGGAAACCGACAGATGGACAGCCTTGCTGATATCCGAGGCCTTCATCCTTGCATTTTCTTTTAAGTTTTTAAGAATCTCATAATCCAGATGATCCACCTTGCATCCTCCTTAAAAAGTAGATAAAAAACCTTGTGTTTATTTTAACATATGACAGTAAGAAAGGCAAAAGTGTCACGGGAGTTTTTTTCGTACATGCTATACTTAAGAAAAGTATCCGGATGATGATTACATGAATAGGAAAGATATCTGGAATACTAAAAATAAGTCATATGGAGGGACTACACATGAGGTTAAAAGACAAAGTGATTCTGGTCACAGCATCCACCAGAGGCATTGGCCTGGCTATCGCTCAGGCATGCGCGAAAGAAGGAGCCAAAGTCTACATGGGCGCCAGGAATCTGGAACGTGCCAAGGCGCGGGCTGACGAGATGAATGCGGCAGGCGGCAATGTAAAGTATGTTTACAATGATGCGACAAAAGAAGAGACATACGTGACGATGATTGAGGAAGTCATCGAACAAGAAGGGCACATTGACGTGCTTGTAAATAATTTCGGCTCATCAAATCCCAAGAAAGATCTTGGAATTGCCAATACAGACCCGGAGGTATTCATCAAGACGGTAAATATCAATCTGAAGAGCGTATTTATCGCAAGCCAGACGGCTGTCAAGTATATGGCGGAACATGGAGGCGGAAGCATCATCAACATCTCATCCGTAGGAGGACTGATACCAGATATCTCTCAGATTGCCTATGGAACCAGCAAAGCGGCAATTAATTATCTGACGAAGCTGATCGCCGTACACGAGGCAAGGCATAACATCAGATGCAATGCGGTACTTCCAGGAATGACGGCAACAGACGCGGTGCAGGATAATCTGACGGATGACTTCCGCAACTTCTTCCTGAAGCATACGCCAATCCAGCGTATGGGACTCCCGGAAGAGATCGCGGCAGCAGTAGTATACTTCGCAAGCGACGATGCCGCATACACCACAGGCCAGATCCTAACTATATCTGGAGGTTTCGGATTGGCTACGCCGATATTCGGAGATCTGTCTGAACGCTCAGACGCCCGCGGGTAGGCTTTCATGGGTTAATGTAATCAAAAGAAGAATCAGGAAAAGAGACAGCCAGGAGTGGCTGTCTCTTTTATCTATATTAATTATTCGAAGATAAATTTTATCCTTTCAAAACTTGACAGATAAATTGAATGAGTGTAAGATATAAGATACAAATGTCCATCATACCAAACAGGCATGGCATTTAACAATTTATGATTAGTTTGTCTGACAATTTCAATATGAGGTGATGGCAAACCGCTGTATACATAACGCAGGAGAAATAATTTAAAATGGAGGTATCACAATGAATAAAATGTCAAGGGAAGAAGCTTGGGAACTACTTACGGAATACACAAAGACGCCGGCGCTGCGTAAACACGCTTTAGCAGTTGAGGCAGTCTTGAAACATTTTGCCAGATTGAACGATGAAGATAGCGAAGTCTGGGGCGTTGCAGGCTTGCTGCATGATCTAGACTATGAAAAATTCCCAGATCAGCATTGCCAAAAGGCAGAAGAAATCATGCGCGAATCTGGAGTCGATGAAACGTACATCCGTGCAATGAAATGCCATGGGTATGGCATCTGTACAGATGTGAAGCCAGAAAGCAATCTGGAAAAAACACTGTTCGCGGTCGATGAGTTGACCGGACTCATAAATGCGCTTTGCCTAATGCGTCCTTCAAAAAGCGTGCTGGATTTGGAAGTGAAATCTGTAAAGAAGAAATTTAAAGATAAATCTTTCGCCGCCGGCGTAAATAGAGATGTGATTCGCAGCGGCTGTGAAATGTTGGGAATGGATCTGGATACCGTCATTCGTGAAACGATAGAGGGCATGAAAGAAAATGCGGAAGAAATCGGATTAAAAGGGAATCTATAATTTGGCATAAGTAATCAATAACAACGAAAACCCGCTAGCCATAAGGCTTGCGGGTTTTCGCTGTTGTTATAGTTATCTAAAGGAATGAGAGTAAAGCGCGCACCGGGCCTTTCCCGGTGTTTTACTTTATGAGGGGGGAGATAGTTGAGTGTTGATCAACTATCTGATACTTATTATAAAGGCTAATTGTGTCCAAAGTGTTTTCATTCTCTTAAAGAAAACGAAAAGTTCTTAAAAAGCTCTTAAGAAGGAGAAGAAAATGATACAAAAACCTCTGCTTGACATTCTTAGATTAAAATGTAACAATAGTTGCGTAACTGATGTAACATAATAAAACTTATATAGAGGTAAGCCAGTATGCCGCCAAAAGCAAAAATAACGAAAGAGATGATTTTAAATACGGTCCTGGAAATTACAAGAAAGACAGGATTCGAAACGGTAAACGCAAGAAGTATTGCAAGTAGATTACAATGTTCTACCCGGCCTATTTTTACCTGTTATGAAAATATGGATGAATTAAAAAACGAATTTCTTGCTTTTGCTTATGAATATTATGAGCAGTATGTCACTGACTATCGCAATTCTACGAAGGTCAGCCCCTTATTGCTCCTTCCTCTTTCTTACATTGAATTTGCCCGGGAAGAAACTCATTTATTTAAGTTATTATTTATTAATGATATGGATTTGAAGATGAAAGAGGCCAAGGACTTTTATGAAGAAGCGGATAATGAGGAAAGGGCAAGGCTTTTTTCAGAAACTGTTGGAATAGGGCTGGAACGCGCAAGAGTAATATTTTTGGATTTATTCCTTTATACCCACGGCATAGCAGTCCTAACGGCGACGAAAAAGATAACATTAGATAGGAGCAGCGCTGAAACAATGGTGGCAAATGTATTGTCGGCTTTTATAAAGCGTGAGAAACCAGATTGGAATGATGAATATCTAAGGAGTACAAAATGAGAACTAATCAACATTTGATCGACTTTTACAATCATTATGATGAGGATAGCCGCCTGGCAATGAAGCATGGCTCTGTAGAGTTCCTCACCACGATGCATTACATTGAAAAATATATAAAGCCCGGCGACCATGTGCTAGAAGTCGGCGCGGGTACCGGACGCTACTCCCACGCGCTGGCACGTCAGGGATACGAGGTTGACGCAATAGAACTGGTGGAGCACAATATAGATATTTTTCGTCAAAATACAAAACCAGACGAAACGATAACGATCACCCAAGGAAATGCTATGGATTTAGCCGGCTATCCAGACGATAAATATGAGATTACGCTGCTGTTGGGCCCGCTGTACCACCTTTACCGTATAGAGGATAAAAGACAAGCGCTGCGGGAAGCAATTCGCGTAACTAAACCAGGCGGCGTGGTTTTTGCCGCGTATGTGATCTCCGATGGATGTCTTCTTGACGAGGGATTCCATCGTGGCAACATCAATGTTGCAGAATATATTAGGAAAGGATTGCTTGACGCTGAAACATTTGCCGCCAAGTCTGAGCCAAAGGACTTGTTTGAACTTGTCCGTAAG
This genomic interval carries:
- a CDS encoding TetR/AcrR family transcriptional regulator, producing MPPKAKITKEMILNTVLEITRKTGFETVNARSIASRLQCSTRPIFTCYENMDELKNEFLAFAYEYYEQYVTDYRNSTKVSPLLLLPLSYIEFAREETHLFKLLFINDMDLKMKEAKDFYEEADNEERARLFSETVGIGLERARVIFLDLFLYTHGIAVLTATKKITLDRSSAETMVANVLSAFIKREKPDWNDEYLRSTK
- a CDS encoding Lrp/AsnC family transcriptional regulator — encoded protein: MDHLDYEILKNLKENARMKASDISKAVHLSVSTVIERIRKMEALGIIESYTVITNDSRIGNAVTALIEVTLEHPRYNDSFVENVGEHPNIISCYYLTGDSDYILKVACRSPEHLEHIHQWVKGQAGVCQTRTHYVLRTEKNIHATLPPGDDSA
- a CDS encoding HDIG domain-containing metalloprotein, whose product is MNKMSREEAWELLTEYTKTPALRKHALAVEAVLKHFARLNDEDSEVWGVAGLLHDLDYEKFPDQHCQKAEEIMRESGVDETYIRAMKCHGYGICTDVKPESNLEKTLFAVDELTGLINALCLMRPSKSVLDLEVKSVKKKFKDKSFAAGVNRDVIRSGCEMLGMDLDTVIRETIEGMKENAEEIGLKGNL
- a CDS encoding LamB/YcsF family protein codes for the protein MYAVDLNCDLGESYGNYICGMDEEVIPYISSANIACGFHASDPMVMGKTVALAKKQNVCVGAHPGYPDLVGFGRRNMAVSPEEVKAMVQYQMGALMALCKAQGMRLAHVKPHGAMYNMAAKDEKLALAICQGIKEVDPELILLGLSGSEMLKAAEKIGLKAAREVFADRAYEEDGSLVARSKEGAMITDEEEAIRRVIMMVKEGKVTAITGKEIAVTPHSVCIHGDGPKALAFVQKIRKTLEAEGITIAPLKEVIG
- a CDS encoding class I SAM-dependent methyltransferase, with the protein product MRTNQHLIDFYNHYDEDSRLAMKHGSVEFLTTMHYIEKYIKPGDHVLEVGAGTGRYSHALARQGYEVDAIELVEHNIDIFRQNTKPDETITITQGNAMDLAGYPDDKYEITLLLGPLYHLYRIEDKRQALREAIRVTKPGGVVFAAYVISDGCLLDEGFHRGNINVAEYIRKGLLDAETFAAKSEPKDLFELVRKENVDELMSIFPVTRLHYVATDGCALLMREALDAMDDDTFEWYLRYHFTTCEREDLIGVTSHAVDVFRKNVRNINGL
- a CDS encoding DUF4392 domain-containing protein, yielding MEAQAQVKRETVEDIILRHSKRGMHVLRKYMDTHYCQKAVEKLLSLPYGNILLTTGFYVEGHAETDGPLGTMTLGKALAKLGYHPIIVTDKYCKGFFEVEGLEVKYVHLGDGKEEYEKLLEECQPVALISIERCGRNVQNDYANMRGISIKDKTARTDILFEMARQEGIPTFGVGDGGNEIGMGNLKEVIMSKLALTPCDIEVDALIIATVSNWGAYALAAYMQKIKKIKVLPTYKEIENYLKTIVRMGSVDGVTKEQAMSVDGFSLEVEREILEELHRAVRSY
- a CDS encoding SDR family NAD(P)-dependent oxidoreductase, whose translation is MRLKDKVILVTASTRGIGLAIAQACAKEGAKVYMGARNLERAKARADEMNAAGGNVKYVYNDATKEETYVTMIEEVIEQEGHIDVLVNNFGSSNPKKDLGIANTDPEVFIKTVNINLKSVFIASQTAVKYMAEHGGGSIINISSVGGLIPDISQIAYGTSKAAINYLTKLIAVHEARHNIRCNAVLPGMTATDAVQDNLTDDFRNFFLKHTPIQRMGLPEEIAAAVVYFASDDAAYTTGQILTISGGFGLATPIFGDLSERSDARG